The following coding sequences lie in one Streptomyces albofaciens JCM 4342 genomic window:
- the ftsE gene encoding cell division ATP-binding protein FtsE has translation MIRFDNVSKTYPKQNRPALRDVSLEIERGEFVFLVGSSGSGKSTFLRLLLREERASHGAVHVLGKDLAKLSNWKVPQMRRQVGTVFQDFRLLPNKTVGQNVAFALEVIGKPRGQIRKTVPEVLDLVGLGGKEDRMPGELSGGEQQRVAIARAFVNRPLLLIADEPTGNLDPQTSVGIMKLLDRINRTGTTVVMATHDQQIVDQMRKRVMELEKGRLVRDQSRGVYGYQH, from the coding sequence GTGATCCGATTCGACAACGTCTCCAAGACCTACCCGAAGCAGAACCGCCCCGCCCTCAGGGATGTCTCCCTGGAGATCGAGCGCGGCGAGTTCGTCTTCCTGGTGGGCTCCTCGGGCTCCGGCAAGTCCACCTTCCTGCGCCTGCTCCTGCGCGAGGAGCGCGCCAGCCATGGCGCCGTCCACGTACTGGGCAAGGACCTCGCGAAGCTCTCCAACTGGAAAGTGCCGCAGATGCGCCGCCAGGTGGGCACCGTCTTCCAGGACTTCCGGCTGCTCCCCAACAAGACGGTGGGGCAGAACGTCGCCTTCGCCCTCGAAGTCATCGGCAAGCCGCGCGGCCAGATCCGCAAGACGGTCCCCGAGGTCCTCGACCTCGTCGGACTCGGCGGCAAGGAGGACCGCATGCCGGGCGAGCTGTCCGGCGGTGAGCAGCAGCGCGTCGCCATCGCGCGGGCGTTCGTCAACCGCCCGCTGCTGCTCATCGCCGACGAGCCCACCGGCAACCTCGACCCGCAGACCTCGGTCGGCATCATGAAGCTGCTGGACCGGATCAACCGCACCGGTACGACCGTGGTCATGGCCACCCACGACCAGCAGATCGTCGACCAGATGCGCAAGCGGGTCATGGAACTCGAAAAAGGCCGGCTCGTACGCGACCAGTCGCGCGGCGTGTACGGCTACCAGCACTAA
- the ftsX gene encoding permease-like cell division protein FtsX: MRAQFVLSEIGVGLRRNLTMTFAVIVSVALSLGLFGASLLMRDQVSTMKGYWYDKVNVSIFFCNKNDSETGAHCAKGPATQQQKDDIKAELDRLPIVQNVQHETSDQAYKHYKEQFGDTPIAGLVTPDQMPESFRVKLKDPTKYEVIKSAFSERPGVQEVQDQRDTVEPLFNLLNGMNIAALVVMALMLLVALMLIVNTVRVSAFSRRRETGIMRLVGASSFYIQMPFILEAAIAGLLGAVFACVLIVGGKWVLINNWLATRIQVIQFIGWDSVVAVLPLVLLIGLLMPALAAFFALRKYLKV; the protein is encoded by the coding sequence ATGCGCGCCCAGTTCGTCCTGTCGGAGATCGGCGTCGGTCTCCGCCGGAATCTCACGATGACCTTCGCGGTCATCGTCTCCGTCGCCCTCTCGCTCGGCCTGTTCGGCGCCTCGCTGCTGATGCGCGACCAGGTCAGCACGATGAAGGGCTATTGGTACGACAAGGTCAACGTCTCCATCTTCTTCTGCAACAAGAACGACAGCGAGACCGGCGCCCACTGCGCCAAGGGTCCCGCCACCCAGCAGCAGAAGGACGACATAAAGGCCGAGCTGGACCGCCTGCCGATCGTGCAGAACGTGCAGCACGAGACCAGCGACCAGGCGTACAAGCACTACAAGGAGCAGTTCGGCGACACGCCCATCGCGGGCCTGGTCACCCCCGACCAGATGCCGGAGTCCTTCCGGGTCAAGCTCAAGGACCCCACGAAGTACGAAGTGATCAAGTCGGCGTTCTCCGAGCGGCCCGGCGTGCAGGAGGTGCAGGACCAGCGGGACACCGTCGAGCCGCTGTTCAACCTGCTCAACGGCATGAACATCGCCGCGCTGGTGGTGATGGCGCTGATGCTGCTGGTGGCGCTGATGCTGATCGTCAACACCGTGCGGGTGTCGGCGTTCAGCCGGCGGCGGGAAACCGGGATCATGCGCCTGGTGGGCGCGTCGAGCTTCTACATCCAGATGCCGTTCATCCTGGAGGCGGCCATCGCGGGCCTGCTCGGCGCGGTGTTCGCCTGTGTGCTGATCGTCGGCGGCAAGTGGGTGCTGATCAACAACTGGCTGGCCACGCGGATCCAGGTCATTCAGTTCATTGGCTGGGATTCGGTCGTGGCGGTGCTGCCGCTGGTGCTGCTGATCGGCTTGTTGATGCCGGCGCTCGCCGCGTTCTTCGCGCTCCGCAAGTACCTCAAGGTGTGA
- a CDS encoding S41 family peptidase, with the protein MTGPCLFVRPRRSRRGAALTLVFVSVLATGAAAGTWEESGQRPEERRIPERVAAEADRVHHQKRADRHAAGPGAAGEVVGRSGDRWSTAFSAREYEEFQQELDGAYVGVGLWLRQAADGRVLVSRVRPGGPAAAAGVRPGDELRAVDGVASRGAQVTDVVARLRGSAGATAEGPPPGAGSRVELELRRGARQWTETLRRAHLRAQNVITDHPDGPDGPTRIRVGAFSSGTGEEIRRAVRAASPRGGVLLDLRGNTGGLVREAVAAASAFLDGGLVATYDVRGSQRALYAEGGGNTQIPLAVLVDGGTMSAGELLAGALQDRGRAVLVGTPTFGKGSVQLPSRQPDGSVAELTVGRYRTPSGRTVDDRGITPDLIAEDDAQARARTVLSGLGGGA; encoded by the coding sequence ATGACGGGCCCGTGTTTGTTCGTCCGGCCCCGCCGCAGCCGCCGCGGGGCGGCCCTGACGTTGGTCTTCGTGAGCGTCCTGGCCACCGGTGCCGCGGCGGGCACCTGGGAGGAGAGCGGGCAGCGGCCGGAGGAACGGCGGATACCGGAGCGGGTGGCCGCCGAGGCCGACCGTGTCCACCACCAAAAGCGCGCGGACCGGCACGCCGCCGGTCCCGGCGCGGCGGGCGAGGTGGTCGGCCGCAGCGGCGACCGCTGGTCGACGGCGTTCTCGGCGCGCGAGTACGAGGAGTTCCAGCAGGAGCTGGACGGCGCCTACGTGGGCGTGGGCCTGTGGCTGCGGCAGGCGGCGGACGGCCGTGTCCTGGTCTCCCGGGTGCGGCCCGGCGGCCCCGCCGCGGCGGCCGGCGTCCGGCCCGGTGACGAACTGCGCGCCGTGGACGGCGTGGCCTCGCGGGGCGCCCAGGTCACCGATGTGGTGGCGCGGCTGCGCGGCAGCGCCGGCGCGACCGCGGAAGGACCCCCGCCGGGCGCGGGGAGCCGCGTCGAGCTGGAGCTGCGGCGCGGCGCGCGGCAGTGGACCGAGACCCTGCGCCGGGCCCACCTGCGCGCCCAGAACGTGATCACCGACCACCCCGACGGCCCGGACGGCCCCACCCGCATCAGGGTCGGCGCCTTCAGCAGCGGCACCGGCGAGGAGATCCGCCGGGCGGTGCGCGCCGCCTCCCCGCGCGGCGGGGTGCTGCTGGACCTGCGCGGCAACACCGGCGGCCTGGTGCGCGAGGCGGTTGCCGCCGCCTCGGCCTTCCTGGACGGCGGCCTGGTCGCCACGTACGACGTCCGCGGCAGCCAGCGCGCCCTGTACGCCGAGGGCGGCGGCAACACACAGATCCCCCTCGCGGTCCTCGTGGACGGCGGCACGATGAGCGCGGGCGAACTCCTCGCCGGGGCGCTCCAGGACCGCGGCCGGGCGGTGCTGGTCGGCACCCCCACCTTCGGCAAGGGCTCGGTGCAGCTGCCCAGCCGGCAGCCGGACGGCTCGGTCGCCGAGCTGACCGTCGGCCGCTACCGCACCCCTTCGGGCCGGACGGTGGACGACCGCGGCATCACCCCGGACCTGATCGCCGAGGACGACGCCCAGGCCCGCGCCCGTACGGTATTGAGTGGCCTCGGGGGCGGGGCGTAG
- the smpB gene encoding SsrA-binding protein SmpB has translation MAKANKKKDKKDDGTGRKLIAQHKKARHDYLILDTYECGLVLTGTEVKSLRQGRASLVDGFVQIDRGEAWLHNVHIPEYAQGTWTNHSARRKRKLLLHRLEIDKLESKSQETSHTIVPLSLYFKNGRAKVEIALAKGKKEYDKRQTLREQQDRREAQRAISAAKRRERA, from the coding sequence ATGGCTAAGGCGAACAAGAAGAAGGACAAGAAGGACGACGGTACCGGCCGCAAGCTCATCGCCCAGCACAAGAAGGCGCGGCACGACTACCTCATCCTGGACACGTACGAATGCGGGCTGGTGCTGACCGGCACCGAGGTCAAGTCGCTGCGCCAGGGCCGGGCGTCCCTGGTGGACGGCTTCGTGCAGATCGACCGCGGCGAGGCGTGGCTGCACAACGTGCACATCCCCGAGTACGCCCAGGGCACGTGGACCAACCACAGCGCGCGGCGCAAGCGCAAGCTGCTGCTGCACCGTCTGGAGATCGACAAGCTGGAGTCGAAGTCGCAGGAGACCAGCCACACGATCGTGCCGCTGTCGCTGTACTTCAAGAACGGCCGCGCGAAGGTCGAGATCGCGCTCGCCAAGGGCAAGAAGGAGTACGACAAGCGCCAGACGCTGCGTGAGCAGCAGGACCGCCGTGAGGCCCAGCGGGCGATCTCGGCGGCCAAGCGGCGCGAGCGGGCCTGA
- a CDS encoding MFS transporter, with the protein MILFLASRPVTAPPVRPARPVRRPHRRCPAALRRVLGPYGRIFTVPGARAFTAANLLARLPMGMFSVSAILMIAGSRGSYALAGAVTATGLAATAVAGPWTARLVDRYGQARIAVPATALAVLGSLALVLCVHLSAPSWTLFAAYACTATTPNTGGMARARWAHLLRDDPRALHTANSFEQAADEVCFMLGPVLAAFLCTALFPEAGTLTGAVLLLSGVLLFAAQRRTEPPATPAPGRHGAGQLVLALLPLLLTFLATGAVFGSLEVVTIGFTDAHGQRAVAGALLALQAAGSCAAGLLYGVLRPAGPAERRFVRCVAAMAALMWLPLTAAGTGGVLLLGAALLLAGMATAPTMVTGMGLIQSRVPAGRLNEGMTLAVTALLTGIAAGSATGGWAVQHLPAGTAAGYGVPASAAALALAAAGTAHAVRAARRPA; encoded by the coding sequence GTGATCCTCTTCCTCGCCTCCCGGCCCGTGACCGCCCCGCCCGTCCGCCCCGCCCGTCCCGTCCGCCGTCCGCACCGCCGCTGCCCCGCCGCGCTCCGGCGCGTCCTCGGGCCGTACGGACGGATCTTCACCGTCCCCGGCGCCCGTGCCTTCACCGCCGCCAACCTGCTCGCCCGGCTGCCCATGGGCATGTTCAGCGTGAGCGCGATCCTGATGATCGCCGGGTCGCGCGGCTCGTACGCGCTGGCCGGGGCGGTCACCGCGACCGGGCTGGCGGCGACGGCGGTGGCCGGGCCGTGGACCGCGCGGCTGGTCGACCGCTACGGACAGGCCCGGATCGCCGTACCCGCGACGGCACTCGCCGTCCTCGGTTCGCTGGCCCTGGTCCTCTGCGTCCACCTGAGCGCGCCGTCCTGGACGCTGTTCGCCGCATACGCCTGCACCGCGACCACGCCGAACACCGGCGGCATGGCCCGCGCGCGCTGGGCCCACCTCCTGCGGGACGACCCGCGCGCGCTGCACACCGCCAACTCCTTCGAGCAGGCGGCCGACGAGGTGTGCTTCATGCTCGGGCCGGTACTGGCGGCTTTTCTGTGCACCGCGCTGTTCCCGGAGGCCGGCACGCTGACCGGCGCGGTGCTGCTGCTGAGCGGAGTGCTGCTGTTCGCCGCCCAGCGCCGCACCGAGCCGCCGGCCACACCCGCGCCCGGCCGGCACGGTGCCGGGCAACTCGTCCTGGCGCTGCTGCCGCTCCTGCTGACCTTCCTCGCCACCGGCGCGGTCTTCGGCTCGCTGGAGGTCGTCACGATCGGGTTCACGGACGCGCACGGGCAGCGCGCGGTGGCGGGCGCGCTGCTGGCCCTCCAGGCGGCGGGGTCCTGTGCGGCGGGACTGCTGTACGGGGTGCTGCGCCCGGCCGGGCCCGCGGAGCGCCGGTTCGTGCGGTGCGTCGCCGCGATGGCCGCGCTGATGTGGCTGCCCCTTACGGCCGCGGGCACGGGCGGCGTGCTCCTCCTGGGGGCGGCCCTGCTGCTCGCCGGGATGGCCACCGCGCCGACCATGGTCACCGGCATGGGGCTGATCCAGTCCCGGGTGCCGGCGGGGCGGCTGAACGAGGGCATGACGCTGGCCGTCACGGCGCTGCTGACCGGCATCGCGGCGGGTTCGGCGACGGGCGGCTGGGCCGTACAGCACCTGCCGGCGGGCACGGCGGCGGGTTACGGCGTGCCGGCCTCGGCCGCCGCCCTGGCGCTGGCGGCGGCCGGCACCGCCCACGCCGTACGGGCGGCCCGGCGTCCGGCATGA
- a CDS encoding LysR family transcriptional regulator has product MPRRAVSGAPSRWHDVPVSRDLDPRLLRAFTTVADELHFTRAAARLHIAQQALSRDIRRLERELGTDLFDRTTRRVALTEGGTRLLPYARRVLAAHDELAAAFRVPEDRPLLVDVGVPIGTAHTALEEARRRAPDRELVARFHSGLTGAAAELAAGRLDVSFGRFAGLPASLRSRLAHQPVRYEPMAVLLDAGHPLAARPTVPLSALAGETLYAGAGNPHTAEWTDLAARLFAGRGIAMAEPFPEIDGAAEFLRVVRKQGWSVLASVEFIDVPGMVLRPVTDPVPLSPISLVWRRGLRHAGLDALRAACRDLSAGRGWLRRPDGPVWLPEEDAAVMAQWG; this is encoded by the coding sequence ATGCCGCGGAGAGCCGTCAGCGGCGCCCCGAGCCGGTGGCACGATGTGCCCGTGTCCCGAGACCTCGACCCGCGCCTGCTCCGCGCCTTCACCACGGTCGCCGACGAACTGCACTTCACCCGTGCCGCCGCCCGGCTCCACATCGCCCAGCAGGCGCTCAGCCGCGACATCCGGCGCCTGGAGCGCGAGTTGGGCACGGACCTCTTCGACCGTACGACGCGCCGGGTCGCCCTCACCGAGGGCGGCACCCGTCTGCTCCCGTACGCGCGCCGGGTGCTGGCCGCCCACGACGAGCTGGCCGCCGCCTTCCGCGTGCCCGAGGACCGCCCCCTGCTGGTCGATGTCGGCGTCCCCATCGGCACGGCGCACACCGCCCTGGAGGAGGCCCGCCGCCGGGCCCCGGACCGCGAACTCGTGGCGCGCTTCCACAGCGGCCTGACCGGAGCGGCGGCCGAACTCGCCGCCGGGCGGCTGGACGTCTCCTTCGGCCGTTTCGCCGGACTGCCCGCGTCACTGCGGTCCCGCCTGGCACACCAGCCCGTACGGTACGAGCCGATGGCCGTCCTGCTGGACGCCGGTCACCCCCTGGCGGCCCGCCCCACCGTCCCCCTGTCCGCGCTCGCGGGCGAGACGCTGTACGCCGGCGCCGGGAACCCGCACACCGCCGAGTGGACCGACCTGGCCGCCCGCCTCTTCGCCGGCCGGGGGATCGCGATGGCGGAGCCGTTCCCGGAGATCGACGGGGCGGCGGAGTTCCTGCGGGTGGTCCGCAAACAGGGCTGGTCGGTGCTGGCGAGCGTCGAGTTCATCGACGTGCCGGGCATGGTGCTGCGGCCGGTCACCGACCCCGTACCGCTGTCCCCGATATCCCTGGTGTGGCGGCGCGGCCTGCGCCACGCGGGCCTGGACGCGCTGCGCGCCGCCTGCCGGGACCTGTCCGCCGGGCGCGGCTGGCTGCGGCGGCCGGACGGCCCGGTGTGGCTGCCCGAGGAGGACGCGGCCGTGATGGCGCAGTGGGGCTGA
- a CDS encoding DUF4232 domain-containing protein: protein MRKRPLTVAALAVLVLSGGLVACDDPRVDAFQANCTTKALKWKVTVLKKKARTPHREARLSAVNTGANGCVFRGYPDVVVRSGKAWQADAVGQGRTRPVSLPSGKGVVVDLRYRDAEVKHREDGGCWAKGDDVVVGAPRDGGRTAIKAQDEKGRKADMVLCDYRITMAPPRAAAG from the coding sequence GTGCGAAAGCGTCCGCTGACCGTGGCGGCTCTGGCCGTGCTCGTGCTGAGCGGTGGCTTGGTCGCCTGTGACGATCCGCGTGTCGACGCGTTCCAGGCGAACTGTACGACCAAGGCCCTGAAGTGGAAGGTCACGGTACTGAAGAAGAAGGCCCGCACCCCGCACCGGGAGGCCCGCCTCTCGGCGGTCAACACCGGCGCGAACGGCTGCGTCTTCCGCGGCTACCCGGACGTCGTGGTGCGCAGCGGCAAGGCCTGGCAGGCGGACGCCGTGGGGCAGGGCCGGACGCGTCCGGTGAGCCTGCCCAGCGGCAAGGGCGTCGTGGTCGACCTGCGCTACCGGGACGCCGAGGTGAAGCACCGGGAAGACGGCGGGTGCTGGGCCAAGGGTGACGACGTCGTGGTGGGGGCGCCCCGCGACGGCGGCCGGACCGCGATAAAGGCCCAGGACGAGAAGGGCCGGAAGGCCGACATGGTCCTGTGCGATTACCGCATCACCATGGCACCGCCGCGGGCGGCGGCCGGCTGA
- a CDS encoding lasso peptide biosynthesis B2 protein, giving the protein MSVPVALGERVRLPFAERCAALGCAAVARVLVTRSPRTLCRVLEAVRRGARPATEPQAARARHAVVTVSVRCAGNGCLQRSVATALLCRLRGRWPQWCTGVRTEPFRAHAWVAVDGRPVGEPDDTRLYRPLLCVPR; this is encoded by the coding sequence GTGAGCGTGCCCGTCGCCCTGGGCGAGCGCGTGCGGCTGCCCTTCGCGGAGCGCTGCGCCGCCCTCGGCTGCGCGGCGGTGGCCCGCGTCCTGGTGACGCGTTCGCCGCGTACGCTCTGCCGCGTCCTGGAGGCCGTACGCCGGGGAGCCCGCCCCGCCACCGAGCCGCAGGCCGCCCGCGCCCGGCACGCCGTCGTCACGGTCAGCGTGCGCTGCGCGGGCAACGGCTGCCTCCAACGCTCGGTGGCCACCGCCCTGTTGTGCCGTCTGCGCGGCCGGTGGCCGCAGTGGTGCACGGGCGTGCGGACGGAGCCGTTCCGCGCCCATGCGTGGGTGGCGGTGGACGGCCGCCCCGTCGGGGAGCCGGACGACACCCGGCTCTACCGGCCGCTGTTGTGCGTCCCGCGCTGA
- a CDS encoding lasso peptide biosynthesis PqqD family chaperone: MTFTLAPHVSSVRTPGGMVLLNARTGRYWQMNDTGAFVLEHLLAGGTTASAADELRNRHPSAAHRVAADAVALLESLQSAKLVTW; this comes from the coding sequence ATGACGTTCACCCTCGCCCCCCACGTCAGCAGTGTGCGCACCCCCGGAGGAATGGTGCTGCTCAACGCCCGTACGGGCCGCTACTGGCAGATGAACGACACCGGAGCGTTCGTCCTGGAGCACCTGCTGGCGGGCGGCACCACCGCGTCGGCCGCCGACGAACTGCGCAACCGCCACCCCTCGGCGGCCCACCGGGTGGCCGCGGACGCCGTCGCGCTGCTGGAGTCGCTCCAGTCGGCGAAGCTGGTGACCTGGTGA
- a CDS encoding asparagine synthase-related protein: MDLVIFPDHPATDPLCLCLRRDPTVRTVRHPSGRPWIMGHWADDEVVAAEAGPDRLLLFGTTSADAGTLDRLLRRLRGPDDLDSRVRELSGSFFLLAAMGPRIRCQGSLSTIRQVHHAGINGVTVAGSRPQDLAALAREAAAAGLPTGAPGLGSIDADSLALRLLTPFPPFPLARRPAWRAVHAVPPGHCLTLGPDGRHGTARWWHPPRPDLWLEDAAEAVRDALTEAVRVRARHPTLSADLSGGMDSTSLCFLAAREDTRLITTAWVCRDEANDDNVWSERGAALLRSAEHLALPHTEAPTWYAPPQSAHADPAGPLAVVRESVRLAHQARLVAARGSRVHLVGVGGDELFAPRPVALNSLARTDFRSAARRACAARRLGRWTLVDTLRTLFGGTPYPQWLESCADRIVPGVRYGVSGADWEVVPSMPAWAHPDAVATVRRLVREAAAGEPEPFAPLRSQHETLRAAARAGEIVRGAAALTARHGVAFEAPFLDDNVIEAALTVRLVDQVAVGSYKPVLGAAMDGILPDAMRSRATKGEHSAEVYAGLRRHRRALTALCDDSRLAGLGLIRPEVLHTALTSLQPHSHLLQPLDPTLAAEYWLRSLQETQAPAPVRPTVPAAEGA; this comes from the coding sequence GTGGATCTCGTCATCTTCCCCGACCATCCCGCGACCGATCCGCTGTGCCTGTGTCTGAGGCGCGATCCCACCGTGCGGACGGTGCGCCACCCCTCCGGGCGCCCCTGGATCATGGGGCACTGGGCCGATGACGAGGTCGTGGCGGCCGAGGCCGGACCGGACCGGCTGCTGCTGTTCGGCACGACCTCGGCCGACGCCGGGACCCTCGACCGGCTGCTGCGCCGGCTGCGCGGCCCGGACGACCTGGACAGCCGGGTCCGCGAACTGTCCGGCAGCTTCTTCCTCCTGGCCGCGATGGGCCCGCGGATCCGGTGCCAGGGCAGCCTCTCGACGATCCGGCAGGTCCACCACGCGGGCATCAACGGCGTGACGGTCGCGGGCAGTCGTCCCCAGGACCTGGCCGCGCTGGCCCGCGAGGCGGCGGCCGCCGGCCTGCCCACCGGCGCGCCGGGCCTCGGCTCCATCGACGCGGACTCCCTGGCGCTGCGCCTGCTCACCCCGTTCCCGCCGTTCCCCCTGGCCCGCCGCCCGGCCTGGCGCGCCGTCCACGCTGTGCCTCCCGGACACTGCCTGACCCTCGGCCCCGACGGCCGGCACGGCACCGCGCGCTGGTGGCATCCCCCGCGGCCCGACCTCTGGCTGGAGGACGCCGCCGAGGCCGTACGGGACGCGCTGACCGAGGCGGTGCGCGTACGGGCCCGCCACCCGACGCTCAGCGCCGACCTGTCCGGCGGCATGGACTCCACCAGCCTGTGCTTCCTCGCCGCCCGCGAGGACACCCGGCTGATCACCACGGCCTGGGTGTGCCGCGACGAGGCCAACGACGACAACGTCTGGAGCGAGCGCGGCGCGGCCCTGCTGCGCTCGGCGGAACACCTGGCGCTCCCCCACACCGAGGCCCCCACCTGGTACGCCCCGCCGCAGTCCGCGCACGCCGACCCGGCCGGCCCGCTCGCCGTGGTCCGCGAGAGCGTCCGCCTCGCGCATCAGGCCCGGCTCGTCGCCGCCCGCGGCTCCCGGGTCCACCTAGTCGGTGTCGGCGGCGACGAGCTGTTCGCGCCGCGCCCGGTGGCGCTGAACTCCCTCGCCCGTACGGACTTCCGCTCCGCCGCCCGGCGCGCGTGCGCCGCCCGCCGCCTCGGCCGCTGGACGCTCGTCGACACCCTGCGCACGCTGTTCGGCGGCACCCCGTACCCCCAGTGGCTGGAGTCCTGCGCCGACCGGATCGTGCCCGGCGTGCGGTACGGCGTCAGCGGCGCCGACTGGGAGGTCGTGCCCAGCATGCCCGCGTGGGCCCATCCGGACGCGGTGGCCACCGTCCGCCGCCTGGTGCGCGAGGCCGCCGCCGGGGAGCCCGAGCCGTTCGCGCCGCTGCGCTCCCAGCACGAGACGCTGCGGGCCGCCGCGCGCGCCGGGGAGATCGTGCGCGGCGCGGCCGCGCTGACCGCCCGGCACGGCGTCGCCTTCGAGGCCCCGTTCCTGGACGACAACGTCATCGAGGCGGCGCTGACCGTCCGCCTCGTGGACCAGGTCGCGGTCGGCTCGTACAAACCCGTGCTGGGCGCGGCCATGGACGGCATCCTGCCGGACGCGATGCGGTCCCGCGCCACCAAGGGCGAGCACAGCGCCGAGGTCTACGCGGGCCTGCGCCGGCACCGCCGCGCGCTCACCGCGCTCTGCGACGACTCGCGGCTGGCCGGGCTGGGCCTGATCCGGCCCGAGGTGCTGCACACGGCCCTCACCTCCCTCCAGCCCCACTCCCATCTCCTGCAACCCCTCGACCCCACCCTGGCGGCCGAGTACTGGCTGCGCTCCCTCCAGGAGACGCAAGCCCCCGCCCCGGTCCGCCCCACCGTTCCCGCCGCGGAAGGAGCCTGA
- a CDS encoding lasso RiPP family leader peptide-containing protein encodes MREAPEVNETAEYEPPELADAGDFAERTLGFHGELSDSWGGLHSTFW; translated from the coding sequence ATGCGGGAAGCGCCGGAAGTGAACGAGACGGCCGAGTACGAACCACCCGAGCTGGCCGACGCCGGAGACTTCGCCGAGCGGACGCTCGGCTTCCACGGTGAACTCTCCGACAGCTGGGGCGGTCTGCACAGCACCTTCTGGTGA